The Candidatus Acidulodesulfobacterium acidiphilum genome includes a window with the following:
- a CDS encoding sulfide/dihydroorotate dehydrogenase-like FAD/NAD-binding protein, with amino-acid sequence MYQIIGKKNLGEGINLYNISAPDIALKALPGQFIILRVNKNGERIPITIASSDKNDKTITILVQTLGKTTHLLSELNVGESLVDLVGPLGVPTEIKKFGTVVCIGGGFGTAAIYPIAKAMKAEGNHVISIIGARNKELLLMEDEMKSASSEVLAATNDGSYGTKGIVTDVLRSLIYDKKIQIDRVIAIGPVIMMKAVSDLTKEKSIKTIVSLNPIMIDGTGMCGACRVLVGNKTKFACVDGPDFDGHLVDFDNLMNRLKFYKEEEKTSYDCHMKAHHNLTA; translated from the coding sequence ATGTATCAAATAATCGGCAAGAAAAATCTCGGCGAAGGGATAAATTTATACAATATATCGGCTCCGGATATTGCGTTAAAAGCGTTACCCGGCCAATTTATCATATTGAGGGTAAATAAAAACGGCGAAAGAATTCCTATTACTATCGCAAGTTCAGACAAAAACGACAAAACTATTACTATACTTGTGCAGACGCTTGGAAAAACTACGCACCTGCTCAGCGAATTAAACGTCGGGGAAAGTTTAGTTGATTTAGTAGGGCCTCTCGGTGTTCCTACCGAAATAAAAAAATTTGGAACCGTAGTCTGCATCGGAGGCGGTTTTGGAACTGCGGCAATATATCCTATAGCCAAAGCTATGAAGGCGGAAGGAAATCACGTCATATCTATAATCGGAGCAAGAAACAAAGAGCTTCTTTTGATGGAAGACGAGATGAAATCGGCGAGCAGTGAAGTTCTTGCCGCTACAAACGACGGAAGCTACGGTACTAAAGGCATCGTCACAGATGTTTTAAGAAGCCTTATTTACGATAAAAAAATACAGATAGACAGGGTTATCGCCATCGGTCCGGTAATTATGATGAAAGCCGTAAGCGACCTAACCAAAGAAAAATCCATAAAAACAATCGTAAGTTTAAATCCAATTATGATAGACGGAACGGGAATGTGCGGTGCATGCAGGGTTTTGGTGGGCAATAAAACAAAATTTGCTTGCGTAGACGGTCCCGACTTCGACGGGCATTTAGTGGATTTCGACAACCTTATGAACAGGCTTAAATTTTATAAGGAAGAAGAAAAAACTTCGTATGATTGCCATATGAAAGCACACCATAATTTAACTGCTTAA
- the gltA gene encoding NADPH-dependent glutamate synthase, giving the protein MDTKERLKIKKHIMQCQPPAVRSGNFKEVPNGYTAEEAVEEAKRCIQCKRPYCIEGCPVNINIPAFIKLIEEGDFLGAAKKIKETNSLPAVCGRVCPQEDQCEKVCTVGKRKDTPSVAIGNLERFVADYEAKYGDIHIEINQNKDKKVAVVGGGPAGLTVAGDLCKMGYAVSIYEALHEIGGVLMYGIPEFRLPKEILSRELKVLEDMGVNVFTNEVIGKTFNVDELLNDRGYGAVFIGTGAGTPKFLNIPGEELNGIYSANEFLTRVNLMRAYNKSEYDTPIKCGKTLVVFGAGNTAMDAVRTALRLGYQDSRIFYRRSRNEMTARIEEVHHAEEEGVKFEFLINPIRFIGDENHNVTAVECERMELGEPDESGRRRPLPIKGSEFITKIEAAVIAIGTNVNPIIPSFTPGLNLNKWGYIIADENTGKTSKKGVFAGGDIVTGAATVILAMGAGKKAAVAIDKYLETGIW; this is encoded by the coding sequence ATGGATACAAAAGAAAGGCTGAAAATTAAGAAACATATTATGCAGTGTCAGCCACCTGCGGTAAGGAGCGGCAATTTCAAAGAGGTCCCGAACGGATATACGGCCGAAGAAGCCGTAGAAGAAGCAAAACGATGTATTCAGTGTAAGAGACCTTACTGCATCGAAGGATGCCCCGTTAATATAAATATTCCCGCTTTTATAAAGCTTATCGAAGAAGGAGATTTTCTTGGCGCCGCAAAGAAAATTAAAGAAACGAATTCTTTGCCTGCAGTATGCGGCAGGGTCTGCCCTCAAGAAGACCAGTGCGAGAAGGTTTGCACGGTAGGCAAAAGAAAGGATACCCCTTCCGTAGCCATAGGAAATCTTGAACGCTTTGTGGCGGATTACGAAGCAAAATACGGCGATATCCACATAGAAATAAATCAAAATAAAGATAAAAAAGTAGCGGTGGTAGGCGGAGGTCCGGCAGGTCTTACGGTTGCAGGCGATTTGTGTAAAATGGGTTATGCCGTTTCGATATATGAAGCCCTTCATGAAATAGGAGGAGTTTTAATGTATGGAATTCCCGAGTTTCGTCTCCCTAAAGAAATTTTATCAAGAGAACTTAAAGTCTTGGAAGATATGGGAGTGAACGTTTTTACGAATGAAGTAATAGGCAAAACTTTTAACGTAGACGAACTGCTTAACGATAGGGGCTACGGCGCTGTTTTTATAGGAACGGGCGCAGGGACGCCAAAATTTCTTAATATACCGGGGGAAGAACTTAACGGTATATATTCCGCCAACGAATTTCTTACCCGCGTTAATTTAATGCGCGCTTACAACAAATCCGAATACGATACGCCCATTAAATGCGGCAAGACGTTAGTAGTATTTGGGGCGGGCAACACTGCTATGGATGCCGTCAGGACGGCTTTAAGGCTTGGTTATCAAGACTCCAGAATTTTTTACAGGAGATCAAGAAACGAAATGACGGCAAGGATCGAGGAAGTTCATCATGCCGAAGAAGAGGGCGTTAAGTTTGAATTTTTAATAAATCCAATCAGATTTATAGGAGACGAAAACCATAACGTTACGGCTGTTGAATGTGAAAGGATGGAGCTTGGAGAGCCCGACGAAAGCGGCAGAAGAAGACCTCTACCAATAAAAGGTTCTGAATTTATTACTAAAATAGAGGCAGCGGTTATTGCTATAGGAACAAACGTAAATCCAATTATTCCTTCTTTTACTCCCGGCTTAAATTTAAACAAATGGGGATATATAATAGCAGATGAGAACACAGGAAAAACCTCAAAGAAAGGAGTTTTTGCCGGAGGCGATATAGTTACGGGAGCCGCAACCGTCATACTTGCAATGGGTGCGGGAAAAAAAGCGGCTGTTGCGATAGATAAATACTTAGAAACGGGAATATGGTAA
- a CDS encoding tetratricopeptide repeat protein, giving the protein MNKKIAYYFAVTFFIISVFAVFFIYKSITAKENKINFLINKRIAELKSIQIKIDESIKGIRKTDFPILRYGYSFNKNEKYFISEIISAGKKYRIKLDAVKFIKLNKKNTAADFYFKVSGFGNPRDIYSFVKDLEYNYKINFKKFYIGKNINKNNSVNFSSILAAYVISRQDALKSILKSKRYIKKPKDLGTINPFLYIVKKNKKTAAKPKDVSLNYEKIKKKSNISERVYRKLAKKTAFIKKSGIQESNFYNKKGVLSFSQNDFSTALIMFKKALSYNPDNYRALSNAALDEYEIKNYRASVYYAKKALEHKKLWQINFILGLSYMRLKMFSNAEYSFRKALELNPSDEKIKYYLNISKKIR; this is encoded by the coding sequence GTGAATAAAAAAATAGCATATTATTTTGCCGTAACATTTTTTATAATATCGGTGTTTGCCGTTTTTTTTATATATAAAAGCATTACGGCAAAAGAAAATAAAATAAACTTTTTGATAAACAAAAGAATCGCCGAGCTAAAAAGTATTCAAATCAAGATAGACGAAAGCATAAAAGGAATACGAAAAACCGACTTTCCTATTTTACGCTACGGATATTCTTTCAATAAAAACGAAAAATATTTCATTTCGGAAATTATAAGCGCCGGAAAAAAATATCGAATAAAATTGGATGCCGTTAAATTTATAAAATTAAATAAAAAAAATACAGCCGCCGATTTTTATTTTAAAGTTTCCGGCTTCGGAAATCCACGCGATATATATTCCTTTGTTAAAGATTTAGAGTATAATTATAAAATAAATTTTAAAAAATTCTATATCGGTAAAAATATAAATAAAAACAATTCGGTAAATTTTTCCTCAATCTTGGCTGCATATGTTATAAGCAGACAAGATGCGTTAAAAAGCATTTTGAAATCTAAGCGATATATAAAGAAGCCGAAAGATCTCGGAACTATAAATCCGTTTTTATATATCGTTAAGAAAAATAAAAAAACCGCTGCAAAGCCAAAAGACGTTTCTTTAAATTATGAAAAAATAAAGAAAAAATCAAATATATCCGAAAGAGTTTATAGAAAATTAGCAAAAAAAACTGCTTTCATTAAAAAATCAGGCATTCAAGAATCAAATTTTTATAATAAAAAAGGAGTTTTATCGTTTTCGCAAAACGATTTCAGCACTGCATTGATTATGTTTAAAAAAGCCTTAAGTTATAATCCGGATAATTACAGGGCATTATCAAATGCCGCCTTGGACGAATACGAAATTAAAAATTACAGGGCATCCGTGTATTATGCCAAAAAAGCGCTTGAGCACAAAAAATTATGGCAGATAAATTTTATTCTGGGACTGTCGTACATGCGTTTAAAAATGTTTTCCAACGCCGAATACAGTTTTAGGAAAGCTTTAGAGTTGAATCCTTCCGATGAAAAAATTAAATATTATTTAAATATTTCAAAAAAAATACGATAA
- a CDS encoding HAD family hydrolase encodes MYERFFKILKKYNSIIFDLDGTLIDSFEAINDAFDAVFSKFQSRQITPEESSSYVGVPLEGLLGKLFGKENEEEAIAVFRKKYTEVCFDKTTLIKGAKELLLKLKSENKILSVATNKTGSISRELLKHLQIIGLFDCVYGVFDGLEGKPSPEMINKIVDMTAIPKEYTILIGDSPIDIMAAKNAGIHICAVASGNHEYDELKGYNPDYLYKEISQILP; translated from the coding sequence ATTTATGAGAGGTTTTTTAAAATTTTAAAAAAATATAATTCAATAATTTTTGATTTAGACGGGACGCTTATAGATTCGTTTGAAGCTATAAACGATGCCTTCGACGCCGTGTTTTCTAAATTCCAAAGCAGGCAGATAACGCCGGAAGAATCCAGTTCTTACGTAGGCGTTCCGCTTGAAGGCCTGCTCGGCAAACTTTTCGGAAAAGAGAATGAAGAAGAAGCTATCGCCGTTTTTAGAAAAAAATACACGGAAGTCTGTTTCGATAAAACAACGTTGATAAAAGGCGCGAAAGAACTTCTTTTAAAATTAAAAAGCGAAAATAAAATTCTTAGCGTAGCGACTAATAAAACCGGTTCTATATCGCGTGAACTTTTAAAGCATCTGCAGATCATTGGTCTTTTTGATTGCGTTTACGGTGTATTCGACGGTTTAGAAGGCAAGCCGTCGCCGGAAATGATAAACAAAATCGTCGATATGACTGCTATTCCAAAAGAGTATACAATATTAATCGGCGATTCCCCGATAGACATAATGGCCGCAAAAAATGCCGGCATTCATATATGCGCCGTTGCTTCGGGGAATCACGAATACGACGAACTAAAAGGATACAATCCAGATTATTTATATAAAGAAATTTCGCAAATTTTACCGTAA
- the queD gene encoding 6-carboxytetrahydropterin synthase QueD produces the protein MFDLKITSGFSSAHALRGYQGKCENIHGHNWKVEAVVSASKLNEIGIAIDFKLLKNYLNEVLETLDHKFINETPFFLNANPSAENLAMYIYNEFEKKIKSTQHNGIAVKSVNVYETDTSMASYYKID, from the coding sequence ATGTTCGATTTAAAAATAACGTCGGGTTTTTCGTCTGCGCATGCCTTAAGAGGCTATCAAGGAAAATGCGAAAACATTCACGGGCACAATTGGAAGGTTGAAGCCGTCGTTTCTGCATCTAAGTTAAACGAAATAGGAATTGCAATAGATTTTAAACTGCTGAAAAATTATCTTAACGAAGTATTGGAAACGCTCGACCATAAGTTCATCAACGAGACCCCCTTTTTTTTAAACGCAAACCCTTCTGCGGAAAATTTAGCTATGTATATATATAACGAATTTGAAAAAAAAATTAAATCTACGCAACATAACGGCATAGCCGTAAAAAGCGTAAACGTCTATGAAACGGATACGTCTATGGCGTCCTATTACAAAATTGATTGA